A section of the Paenibacillus odorifer genome encodes:
- a CDS encoding MarR family transcriptional regulator translates to MNKEDQVMMGFRDVYNKMVWLNKDKMEDSLKGYKPSEVHCIEYIEKNAESNVTKLAESFYMTRGAISKLTKKLIQKGLIESYQKSDNKKEIYFKLTEQGKVIYKIHEDLHKEFQERDKAVFEQVTEEQFDSMLSFVEKYSRHLDAEIKKQGIDFNPNKFE, encoded by the coding sequence ATGAACAAAGAAGATCAGGTCATGATGGGTTTCAGGGACGTATATAACAAGATGGTTTGGCTTAATAAGGATAAGATGGAAGACAGTCTTAAGGGTTATAAACCTTCTGAAGTACATTGCATCGAATACATTGAAAAAAATGCAGAGTCCAACGTCACAAAACTTGCAGAGTCCTTTTATATGACTCGCGGTGCCATAAGTAAATTAACTAAGAAGCTCATCCAAAAGGGCCTCATCGAAAGCTACCAAAAATCGGATAACAAAAAAGAAATCTATTTTAAGCTTACTGAGCAAGGGAAAGTAATTTATAAAATCCATGAGGACCTGCACAAAGAGTTCCAAGAGCGGGATAAAGCCGTATTTGAGCAGGTAACTGAGGAGCAATTTGACAGTATGCTTAGCTTCGTAGAAAAGTATAGTAGGCATTTGGATGCAGAAATAAAGAAACAGGGTATAGATTTTAATCCGAATAAATTCGAATAA
- a CDS encoding MFS transporter has protein sequence MFKFRSHNKQNIDQSVDKHALIFGLISVFLCGIGFSIIMPVVPFLVQPYISNPGEQAIVVTLLTSVYAVCVFFAAPALGALSDKYGRRPLLLVCLLGSAIGYFVFGIGGALWVLFVGRIIEGITGGSIGTIFAYFADIIPPEQRTKYFGWVSAVVGVGTVIGPTLGGLLAKFGYSVPMYFGAIITLLNVLYGFFFMPESLDKNNRLKEITLVRLNPFTQLASILSIKNLKRLLVSAFLLWIPNGSLQAVFSQFTMDTFSWKPALIGLMFSIMGFQDILSQGFIMPKLLLKLSDKQIAILGMVSEIIGYSLIALSALFSYYPLFIAGMFIFGFGDSIFGPSFNGMLSKSVDSSEQGRIQGGSQSIQALARMIGPVIGGQIYVSLGHAAPAFMGMILIAAAISVLYKDTRVNM, from the coding sequence ATGTTCAAATTCAGATCACATAATAAACAGAACATAGATCAATCCGTAGATAAACACGCTCTAATCTTCGGTTTGATCTCTGTGTTTCTGTGCGGAATAGGCTTCAGTATCATCATGCCCGTTGTCCCCTTTTTAGTGCAGCCTTATATAAGCAATCCGGGAGAACAGGCTATAGTTGTCACACTGCTGACCTCTGTTTATGCAGTCTGCGTATTTTTTGCAGCCCCTGCACTTGGAGCTTTGAGTGACAAATACGGGCGTCGTCCATTACTTTTGGTATGCCTTTTAGGTTCCGCAATTGGGTACTTTGTTTTTGGGATAGGAGGAGCGTTATGGGTACTTTTTGTTGGACGCATAATAGAAGGTATAACAGGCGGAAGCATAGGTACTATCTTCGCCTATTTTGCTGATATCATTCCTCCAGAACAGAGAACTAAATACTTTGGCTGGGTGAGTGCGGTAGTAGGTGTAGGTACCGTCATTGGTCCAACGCTAGGCGGATTACTTGCCAAGTTTGGTTATTCTGTACCCATGTATTTTGGAGCCATAATAACCTTATTGAATGTTCTTTACGGATTCTTTTTTATGCCTGAGAGCCTTGACAAGAACAATAGACTGAAAGAAATTACCTTGGTAAGACTGAATCCATTTACACAGCTTGCAAGCATATTGTCCATAAAAAACTTAAAAAGGCTACTGGTCTCAGCATTCTTACTTTGGATACCCAACGGATCTTTACAGGCTGTTTTTTCACAATTCACAATGGATACTTTCAGCTGGAAGCCTGCACTAATCGGACTGATGTTTTCAATTATGGGCTTCCAAGACATCCTTTCACAGGGTTTCATCATGCCTAAGCTTTTGCTGAAACTTAGTGATAAACAGATCGCAATTCTTGGAATGGTTTCGGAGATTATAGGCTACAGTCTCATTGCGCTATCTGCTTTGTTCTCATACTATCCGCTTTTTATCGCTGGAATGTTTATATTTGGTTTTGGGGATTCGATTTTTGGGCCTTCATTCAATGGGATGCTCTCCAAGTCTGTCGATTCTAGTGAACAAGGAAGGATTCAAGGAGGTAGCCAATCTATTCAGGCTTTAGCCAGAATGATTGGACCTGTCATTGGAGGTCAAATTTATGTATCACTTGGTCATGCCGCACCCGCTTTTATGGGGATGATCCTGATAGCTGCGGCAATATCCGTTTTGTATAAGGATACGCGTGTAAATATGTAA
- a CDS encoding YdcF family protein, whose translation MIYIIKFVYSFVLPPGLFIVLLLGLVIWLWKKNRRPALVLLGVTLLMYFSMTPLVSDALIGSLERKYPQPDTLQGDVIVVLGGGASSGTPDIDGEGNLYGSAANRLLTAVRLHRQTGLPILFSGGQVFSDSGNEADIAQRQLLGLGIPEEDILIENQSLNTEQNAVNTAAILQQTGLKKPILVTSGFHMSRAMLHFKNAGLTAQAYPTDYIASADIALQPAKFSPSPGAISTTGLALKEYLGQLAARLFD comes from the coding sequence TTGATTTACATCATCAAATTTGTATACAGCTTTGTGCTTCCTCCCGGTCTGTTTATCGTGCTTCTGCTAGGTCTAGTCATTTGGTTATGGAAAAAAAACCGCCGGCCAGCACTAGTTCTACTCGGGGTTACACTATTAATGTATTTCTCCATGACACCCTTAGTCAGCGATGCGCTGATCGGCAGTCTAGAACGGAAATATCCGCAGCCGGATACTTTGCAAGGAGATGTCATCGTCGTACTCGGCGGGGGCGCCAGCTCTGGCACACCGGATATAGATGGCGAGGGCAATTTATACGGATCAGCAGCAAATCGCCTGCTTACTGCTGTTCGCCTCCATCGGCAGACAGGTCTGCCAATCTTATTTTCTGGCGGACAAGTATTCTCCGACAGTGGTAATGAAGCGGATATCGCGCAAAGACAACTACTGGGTCTCGGCATACCCGAAGAGGATATCCTGATCGAGAATCAATCCCTCAACACGGAGCAAAACGCTGTAAATACCGCAGCCATCCTGCAACAAACCGGACTTAAAAAACCTATACTAGTTACTTCAGGTTTTCATATGTCCCGAGCGATGTTGCACTTTAAGAATGCGGGGCTAACAGCGCAAGCCTATCCTACGGATTATATCGCCAGCGCTGATATTGCACTGCAGCCCGCCAAGTTCAGTCCCTCCCCAGGAGCGATCTCCACAACAGGGTTAGCATTGAAGGAATATTTAGGCCAGCTTGCTGCTCGGCTATTTGATTAG
- the ybaK gene encoding Cys-tRNA(Pro) deacylase has protein sequence MQVTKTNAMRMLDAKKIGYKVFAYDNEDGLIHGTAVAEKIGKAAETVFKTLVAHSGANLYVFVIPVAEELDLKKAAKAAGEKKIEMLPVKDLQKWTGYIRGGCSPVGMKKLYPTFIDSSAEGLDTMAVSAGKIGQQMDVAPQLLAEVVHAKFTELIK, from the coding sequence ATGCAAGTAACCAAAACCAACGCAATGCGAATGCTGGATGCCAAAAAAATCGGCTATAAAGTGTTCGCTTATGACAATGAAGATGGACTCATCCATGGCACGGCTGTGGCTGAGAAGATTGGAAAGGCGGCAGAGACGGTTTTTAAAACGTTGGTCGCTCATAGCGGTGCGAATCTTTATGTATTTGTTATCCCGGTTGCCGAAGAGCTGGATCTCAAAAAGGCGGCCAAAGCCGCCGGAGAGAAAAAAATTGAGATGCTACCAGTAAAGGATCTGCAGAAATGGACAGGCTATATCCGCGGTGGTTGTTCACCTGTTGGAATGAAAAAGCTGTACCCTACGTTCATTGACAGCAGTGCAGAAGGGCTGGACACGATGGCTGTCAGCGCTGGGAAGATTGGCCAGCAAATGGACGTAGCCCCACAGTTACTCGCTGAGGTTGTGCATGCGAAGTTTACAGAACTAATCAAATAG
- a CDS encoding YolD-like family protein — protein sequence MAKAKVAKRPTRDEFVLEELGNQLVEAKQEGSEILLTVWGKEEEVRGMIVEMDSRTGKVHLSNHEEIIKVPFMDIMQVNYPRD from the coding sequence GTGGCAAAAGCAAAGGTGGCCAAGCGGCCCACAAGAGATGAATTTGTGCTTGAGGAGTTAGGTAATCAGTTAGTTGAAGCTAAGCAAGAAGGTTCTGAGATTTTATTGACCGTATGGGGAAAAGAAGAAGAGGTACGCGGCATGATCGTGGAAATGGATTCGCGAACCGGGAAAGTACACCTCAGTAACCATGAAGAAATCATAAAAGTTCCTTTTATGGATATCATGCAGGTTAATTATCCCAGAGATTAA
- a CDS encoding SPL family radical SAM protein yields MKIESNYTSPKTLLNKGTGYLSGYSHSLNPYTGCTYGCSYCYVRQMPVSLFRKEEWGTWVDVKQEAAVILQKELHKAKAKGPVSIFMSSSTDPYQPVEHKEQVTRSLLEVMVQDPPDFLFVQTRSPLVRRDIDLLIRLEDKVRVSITIETDREDIRQKFTPSAPPIAARLKTLQLLREAGIPVQATIAPVLPSSPAFPATLRALVDRVCVDDYFMGDGSGGKRTRRLGIYSLYEELQLEDWYDPAAYRRVYEGLQQVFSEEELFLSQKGFEP; encoded by the coding sequence ATGAAAATAGAGTCCAATTACACCTCCCCAAAAACCTTGCTGAATAAAGGAACAGGTTATCTGTCAGGCTACAGTCATTCCTTAAATCCATATACGGGCTGCACTTACGGCTGTTCCTATTGTTATGTGCGCCAGATGCCTGTCTCGCTGTTCCGCAAAGAGGAGTGGGGGACGTGGGTAGATGTTAAACAAGAAGCGGCTGTGATTTTACAAAAAGAACTGCACAAAGCGAAGGCGAAAGGTCCCGTCTCTATTTTTATGTCGTCAAGCACAGATCCCTATCAACCGGTAGAGCACAAGGAACAGGTGACGAGATCTTTACTGGAGGTTATGGTACAAGACCCGCCCGATTTCCTATTCGTGCAGACCCGTAGTCCGCTGGTTCGCAGAGATATAGATTTATTAATACGTTTAGAGGATAAGGTTCGAGTAAGTATAACTATAGAAACAGACCGTGAAGATATTCGGCAAAAATTCACACCAAGCGCTCCACCCATTGCGGCAAGACTGAAGACGTTACAGCTTCTACGTGAAGCTGGCATCCCTGTTCAAGCTACTATAGCGCCAGTACTGCCAAGCAGTCCAGCTTTTCCAGCGACCTTAAGGGCTTTGGTGGATAGAGTCTGTGTGGATGACTATTTTATGGGCGACGGCAGCGGCGGCAAACGCACACGGAGATTAGGGATTTATTCCCTATATGAAGAGCTGCAACTGGAAGATTGGTATGATCCTGCAGCCTATCGCAGAGTGTATGAAGGACTTCAGCAAGTTTTTTCCGAAGAGGAGCTATTCTTGAGCCAGAAGGGGTTCGAGCCTTAA
- a CDS encoding methylated-DNA--[protein]-cysteine S-methyltransferase yields the protein MENKTNAILYWTLLTDKDWSFYIAATEKGLSYVGSQQQPFEELSEWVRRRFPGSELVQDDEKMAPYVRELSEYLQGNRQSFGIPFDYQGTPFQLAVWKALCEIPYGQTWSYSDIATHIQKPAAVRAVGTAIGANPILITVPCHRVIGKNGTLTGYRGGLDMKTKLLQLERGEYTADI from the coding sequence ATGGAGAATAAAACAAATGCTATTCTATACTGGACATTATTAACCGATAAGGACTGGAGTTTTTATATTGCTGCCACAGAGAAGGGGTTAAGTTATGTGGGTTCGCAGCAGCAACCCTTTGAGGAATTAAGTGAATGGGTTAGACGTCGTTTTCCGGGGAGTGAACTGGTGCAGGACGATGAGAAGATGGCGCCTTATGTGAGGGAGCTTAGTGAATATTTGCAAGGGAACCGGCAGAGCTTCGGCATTCCTTTTGATTATCAGGGTACTCCTTTTCAGCTTGCGGTATGGAAGGCGTTATGTGAAATTCCATATGGGCAAACCTGGTCCTATTCGGATATTGCTACACATATTCAAAAACCAGCTGCGGTGCGCGCGGTAGGGACTGCCATTGGTGCGAATCCGATTCTGATTACGGTGCCCTGCCACCGGGTTATTGGTAAGAATGGGACATTAACAGGATACCGGGGTGGTTTGGATATGAAGACCAAGCTACTCCAATTGGAGAGAGGAGAGTATACAGCAGATATATGA
- a CDS encoding bifunctional transcriptional activator/DNA repair enzyme AdaA, translating to MNRIEDEEQMTEEQWQAILQNDVAYNDIFFYAVKTTGIFCRPSCKSKAPNRENACVFQNAEQALAAGFRPCKRCKPTGERLPDKEWVAVMTEYIDHNYMAPLSLETLAEVCHGSPYHLHRTFKKVTGITPVDYIQQKRIAKASDYLLTTEQAVAEIALRVGLPNTSYFITLYKKKTGYTPTQFRQLNKQKVTLASDFILEGPNHGE from the coding sequence ATGAACAGGATTGAAGATGAGGAACAAATGACTGAGGAGCAATGGCAGGCTATTTTGCAAAACGATGTTGCTTATAACGACATATTTTTTTATGCGGTGAAGACTACAGGAATTTTTTGTCGACCCTCTTGCAAATCCAAAGCACCCAATCGGGAGAATGCGTGTGTTTTTCAGAATGCTGAACAAGCGCTGGCTGCCGGATTTCGTCCTTGCAAAAGATGTAAACCGACAGGTGAGCGTCTTCCTGATAAGGAATGGGTAGCTGTGATGACGGAATACATTGATCATAATTATATGGCCCCCCTCTCCCTTGAAACGTTAGCTGAGGTATGTCATGGCAGTCCTTATCATTTACATCGAACCTTTAAAAAAGTAACAGGAATCACTCCCGTGGATTATATACAGCAAAAGAGAATCGCTAAGGCATCTGATTATTTGCTTACTACAGAGCAGGCAGTTGCTGAGATTGCATTACGCGTGGGTCTGCCCAATACGTCATATTTTATTACTTTATATAAGAAAAAAACGGGGTATACGCCCACACAGTTTCGTCAGCTTAACAAACAGAAAGTAACGTTGGCTTCTGATTTTATTTTGGAGGGACCGAATCATGGAGAATAA
- a CDS encoding MerR family transcriptional regulator has product MDILKTKDAAELMSVSITTIKRWAAMFPDFFPKDRFGHYVFSEQQIDLLNHIKDRINHGEALECIQLTLTNEQQIATSQQENPLQHTDAEPMKDILSRINNVERALDQKADEVVLIQLLQQREELEDLRIMIKQIAASIEPLQVSNGKPLTSYENSQSTTTTRLTAPPRKRGLLRSLFFF; this is encoded by the coding sequence ATGGATATTCTAAAAACAAAAGATGCCGCAGAGCTGATGTCAGTTAGTATAACAACAATTAAACGTTGGGCTGCCATGTTCCCTGATTTTTTTCCAAAAGACCGATTTGGCCATTATGTTTTCTCAGAGCAGCAAATCGACCTGCTCAATCATATTAAAGACCGTATTAATCACGGAGAAGCCTTGGAATGTATACAACTCACACTCACGAATGAGCAGCAAATTGCCACATCACAACAGGAAAATCCACTACAGCACACAGATGCTGAGCCTATGAAGGATATCTTGTCTCGTATCAACAATGTTGAACGTGCACTCGATCAAAAAGCCGACGAAGTAGTATTGATACAACTGCTACAGCAGCGTGAGGAGCTTGAGGATCTACGAATAATGATCAAGCAAATAGCGGCATCCATAGAACCGTTGCAAGTGTCTAACGGCAAACCGCTCACCTCTTATGAAAATTCCCAGTCCACTACCACTACCAGGCTAACGGCTCCGCCAAGAAAACGCGGCCTATTACGTTCTTTATTTTTCTTTTAA
- the aspA gene encoding aspartate ammonia-lyase translates to MIETEFRVENDFLGSKQVDKNAYYGIQTLRAVENFPITGYRVHKELIKAMGIVKKAAALANMEVGRLYGGLGEVVVKAAEEIIEGQWHEQFIVDPIQGGAGTSLNMNANEVIANRALELLGHEKGDYRHLSPNSHVNMAQSTNDAFPTAIHIATLSLLEQLLVTMHRMHDVFAVKADEFDPVIKMGRTHLQDAVPIRLGQEFEAYRRVLERDIKRIEHTRHHLYEVNMGATAVGTGLNADPRYIELVVEHLAEISELPLVTADHLVDATQNTDAYTEVSAALKVCMMNMSKIANDLRLMASGPRTGFNEISLPARQPGSSIMPGKVNPVMAEVINQVAFQVIGNDHTICLASQAGQLELNVMEPVLVFNLIQSISIMNNSFQVFTDFCLAGIEANKEKLERDVERSVGIITAVNPHLGYEVVSRIAREAILTGESVRELCIKYNVLTEEELNLILDPYEMTHPGIAGAALLHKE, encoded by the coding sequence GTGATTGAAACTGAATTTCGTGTAGAAAATGACTTTCTAGGCAGTAAACAGGTAGATAAGAACGCTTATTATGGGATTCAGACACTACGCGCAGTCGAGAACTTTCCTATTACGGGCTATCGGGTTCACAAAGAGTTAATCAAAGCGATGGGGATTGTAAAAAAAGCCGCTGCGCTTGCAAATATGGAAGTTGGCCGTCTCTATGGAGGGCTTGGAGAGGTTGTAGTGAAAGCAGCAGAAGAAATCATCGAGGGTCAATGGCATGAGCAATTTATTGTAGATCCTATTCAGGGTGGTGCGGGTACCTCGTTAAATATGAATGCGAATGAGGTTATTGCTAACCGTGCTTTAGAACTGCTTGGCCATGAAAAAGGAGACTATCGTCACTTAAGCCCCAATTCACATGTAAATATGGCGCAGTCTACAAATGATGCGTTCCCGACGGCAATTCATATTGCCACACTTTCACTGCTGGAGCAGCTGCTTGTAACGATGCACAGAATGCATGATGTGTTTGCGGTAAAAGCGGATGAATTCGATCCTGTGATAAAAATGGGCCGGACACATCTTCAAGATGCAGTGCCGATTCGTCTGGGTCAAGAATTCGAGGCTTATCGCAGAGTGCTGGAAAGAGATATCAAACGTATTGAACATACACGCCATCATCTGTATGAAGTCAATATGGGGGCAACAGCAGTAGGTACAGGATTAAATGCTGATCCTCGTTATATTGAATTGGTTGTAGAGCACTTAGCTGAGATCAGTGAATTGCCGCTCGTAACGGCAGATCATCTCGTCGATGCCACCCAAAATACAGATGCATATACAGAAGTGTCTGCTGCCCTAAAAGTATGCATGATGAACATGTCCAAGATCGCTAATGATCTGCGATTGATGGCCTCCGGTCCGCGTACTGGGTTTAATGAGATTTCATTGCCTGCACGCCAGCCTGGATCTTCAATTATGCCGGGTAAAGTTAACCCGGTTATGGCAGAGGTCATCAATCAGGTGGCTTTTCAAGTCATAGGGAACGATCATACGATCTGTCTGGCTTCCCAAGCGGGTCAACTGGAGCTGAATGTTATGGAGCCTGTGCTTGTGTTCAATCTCATTCAGTCCATCAGTATCATGAACAATTCCTTCCAAGTCTTCACAGACTTCTGTCTGGCTGGGATTGAAGCCAATAAGGAAAAGCTTGAGCGGGACGTGGAGCGGAGTGTCGGAATCATTACGGCTGTGAACCCGCATCTGGGGTATGAAGTGGTATCGCGGATTGCTAGAGAGGCGATTTTGACTGGGGAATCTGTACGGGAATTGTGCATTAAATATAATGTGCTAACCGAAGAAGAGCTTAATCTGATTCTGGATCCTTACGAAATGACACATCCGGGGATTGCAGGAGCAGCTTTATTGCATAAAGAGTAG
- the kduI gene encoding 5-dehydro-4-deoxy-D-glucuronate isomerase: MERRFASHPNEVKQFDTERLRKEFHIPVIFAPDELKLVLTHEDRMIVGGANPVKEEVALTTDLKELGVTYFLERRELGIINVGGKGSVVVDGTEYEVDFKECLYVGQGSKDVVFKSADASKPAKFYLNSAPAHQSYPTTKTTLADSESGAMGGLENSNERTIHRFIHTNGVQSAQLVMGMTQLKPGSMWNTMPAHTHPRRMEAYFYFDLPDDSVVFHLMGEPDETRHIVMHNEQAVISPSWSIHSGVGTHNYTFIWSMAGDNKRYDDMDPVSMKELQ, translated from the coding sequence ATGGAAAGACGTTTCGCATCCCATCCTAATGAAGTAAAACAATTTGACACTGAGCGCCTCCGTAAGGAATTCCACATTCCCGTTATTTTTGCACCAGATGAGCTAAAGCTTGTCCTAACCCATGAAGATCGTATGATCGTTGGTGGAGCTAATCCTGTAAAAGAAGAGGTTGCGCTTACTACTGACCTTAAAGAACTTGGGGTTACTTATTTCTTGGAACGCCGTGAACTGGGCATCATCAATGTCGGTGGTAAAGGCTCCGTGGTTGTAGATGGCACAGAATATGAAGTAGATTTCAAAGAATGTCTTTATGTAGGTCAAGGTTCTAAAGATGTAGTCTTCAAAAGTGCAGACGCTTCCAAACCTGCTAAATTCTATTTGAATTCTGCTCCTGCCCATCAGTCCTACCCTACTACCAAAACCACACTGGCCGATTCTGAATCCGGTGCGATGGGTGGTCTGGAGAACTCTAACGAGCGGACAATCCACCGCTTCATTCACACAAATGGTGTGCAAAGTGCCCAACTGGTTATGGGTATGACCCAACTGAAACCAGGCAGCATGTGGAACACAATGCCAGCACATACCCATCCACGCCGGATGGAAGCCTATTTCTATTTTGATCTTCCGGACGATTCCGTTGTATTCCACTTGATGGGAGAACCTGACGAAACCCGCCATATCGTAATGCATAACGAACAAGCGGTTATTTCTCCAAGCTGGTCCATCCACAGTGGTGTCGGCACTCATAACTATACTTTTATCTGGAGTATGGCTGGCGATAATAAAAGATATGATGATATGGACCCCGTATCCATGAAAGAATTACAATAG
- a CDS encoding DeoR/GlpR family DNA-binding transcription regulator, with translation MNPIRRHEMIMEVMLNQKDVTVNELSDKLQVTGKTIREDLSRLEEQGLIVRVHGGAVLAQSDQFGILPSKDPLDKYSDEKTEIALRALAHIEPDDIIALDGGSTTLEIARRLDNMPLTVVTNDVYIISELVPKDNIRLVVPGGYRVRNMLAGPEAVSYVQKLNIQKAFLSSTAIHIEHGLSIYTGDLIEFKQALVSTARKVFAVVDHHKFGHTALRTFASLQEVDVILTDKGLSPETAEQFRSAGVTIECG, from the coding sequence ATGAACCCGATACGACGACACGAGATGATTATGGAAGTTATGCTGAACCAAAAAGATGTAACGGTGAATGAACTGAGCGATAAGCTTCAGGTTACTGGAAAAACAATACGTGAGGATTTAAGTAGGCTGGAGGAACAAGGACTGATCGTACGTGTACATGGCGGAGCTGTGCTGGCACAAAGCGACCAGTTTGGTATTTTGCCCTCCAAGGACCCGCTGGATAAATACTCTGACGAGAAGACGGAGATTGCCTTGCGTGCGCTTGCTCATATTGAACCGGACGATATTATCGCTCTTGACGGCGGTAGCACCACGCTTGAAATTGCTCGGCGTCTGGACAATATGCCACTAACGGTAGTCACCAATGATGTATACATCATCAGCGAACTGGTTCCCAAAGATAACATCCGTCTGGTCGTTCCCGGTGGTTATCGTGTCCGTAATATGTTGGCTGGTCCTGAAGCCGTCTCCTATGTACAAAAGCTTAATATTCAAAAAGCATTCCTTTCTTCGACTGCTATTCATATAGAGCATGGACTCTCCATTTATACAGGAGATTTAATTGAGTTCAAGCAAGCCCTTGTATCTACAGCCCGTAAGGTATTCGCGGTTGTAGATCATCATAAATTCGGCCATACTGCACTGCGTACCTTCGCTTCCCTACAAGAAGTTGACGTGATCCTGACGGACAAAGGGCTCTCCCCCGAAACGGCAGAACAGTTCCGCAGTGCAGGCGTTACAATTGAATGCGGGTAA
- the kduD gene encoding 2-dehydro-3-deoxy-D-gluconate 5-dehydrogenase KduD — MSSLFSLAGKTAIVTGAAQGLGQGIALAFAEAGADVASVSLNSSEETVNAAKAFGVKAVSIESDLSDHSKLQSTFDQALELTGHVDILVNCAGMIRRAPAKDHSEKDWFDVINLNLNTVFLLSQIAGRHFLERGSGKIINIASMLSYQGGINVPGYTASKHGVAGLTKAFANEWAGSGLNINAIAPGYMATENTAPIRADQSRSDSILDRIPAARWGTPDDVKGPAVFLASAASDYLNGHVLNVDGGWMAR; from the coding sequence ATGTCATCATTATTCAGCTTGGCAGGTAAAACAGCTATTGTAACAGGCGCAGCTCAAGGTCTTGGACAAGGAATCGCGCTTGCATTTGCAGAAGCCGGTGCAGATGTTGCATCAGTCTCCCTTAATTCGAGTGAAGAAACTGTAAATGCAGCAAAAGCTTTTGGAGTAAAAGCAGTTAGTATCGAATCTGACTTAAGTGATCATAGCAAGCTGCAAAGCACTTTTGACCAAGCGTTAGAGCTGACCGGACATGTTGACATTCTCGTAAACTGCGCCGGAATGATCCGCCGTGCACCGGCAAAAGATCATAGTGAAAAAGACTGGTTTGATGTAATCAATTTGAACCTGAACACAGTGTTCCTTCTGTCGCAAATTGCAGGCCGCCACTTCCTGGAAAGAGGATCCGGCAAAATCATTAACATCGCCTCCATGCTCTCCTATCAAGGCGGAATCAATGTCCCTGGTTACACTGCGAGTAAACACGGGGTTGCTGGTCTTACTAAAGCTTTTGCCAATGAATGGGCAGGCTCCGGTCTGAACATCAATGCAATTGCACCAGGTTATATGGCTACTGAAAATACCGCTCCAATCCGTGCCGACCAAAGTCGTTCGGACTCTATCTTAGACCGTATCCCTGCAGCACGTTGGGGAACGCCTGATGATGTTAAAGGTCCTGCCGTATTCTTGGCTTCCGCAGCATCTGACTACTTGAACGGTCACGTTCTTAATGTGGATGGCGGATGGATGGCTAGATAA
- a CDS encoding NUDIX hydrolase, which translates to MHNEILTIFDEGGHRIGTAPREEVHRLGHWHETFHCWFINKTQEIPYIYLQLRSEQKQDYAGLLDITAAGHLLTHETVEDGIREVQEELGLELAFDELIPLGTIPYCMIKENLIDKERAHVFVYNNPYPLDDFKLQEEEVAGIVITKFADFRSFWQGEIHSLQINGFKVDSNGQKINIQQSVDRTHFVPHEAAYFTRIIEGIEAIILTSTIVTEDI; encoded by the coding sequence ATGCATAATGAGATACTTACTATATTTGATGAAGGCGGTCACCGAATCGGTACAGCTCCACGGGAAGAAGTACACCGGTTAGGACATTGGCACGAGACCTTCCACTGCTGGTTTATAAACAAAACCCAAGAAATCCCCTATATTTATTTACAGCTTCGTAGTGAGCAGAAACAAGATTATGCAGGATTGCTGGACATCACGGCCGCTGGACATTTGCTGACACACGAAACGGTAGAGGACGGGATTCGCGAAGTTCAAGAAGAACTCGGTTTGGAGCTAGCTTTTGATGAGCTGATTCCCTTAGGTACAATTCCTTACTGTATGATCAAAGAAAATCTAATCGATAAAGAACGAGCGCATGTTTTTGTTTATAACAATCCTTATCCACTGGACGATTTTAAGCTGCAAGAAGAAGAGGTCGCAGGAATTGTTATCACAAAGTTTGCGGACTTCCGAAGCTTTTGGCAGGGAGAAATACATAGTCTACAAATCAATGGTTTCAAAGTCGATTCAAACGGGCAGAAAATCAACATTCAACAGAGTGTGGATCGGACTCATTTTGTGCCTCATGAAGCAGCTTATTTCACTCGGATCATTGAGGGCATCGAAGCAATAATTCTAACATCAACCATCGTCACGGAGGACATATGA